Genomic window (uncultured Fusobacterium sp.):
TAGATATCTGTTTTATAGCATTCTCCAATGCTTTTTCTTTACTTGTTTCTTCAACTTTTTTTGCTGACATTCTTATCACCTCTTATTTATAACTTATTTATAAATATTTATATATAGATAATAACACAATTTTTTTTATTTGTCACCTATTTTTTTCTTCTTTACTTAAAATTCTTTTATGCTATAATCAAGTTTAGAAGATATTTTTTATTTGGGGGATAAGAAATGAATTTGAATGTATTAAAAAAATATTCACTTTGGATATTTTCAATATTAGTTAACTCTTTTGGAAATTTTATGTTAATAAAAGGGGATATTGGTAGTGGTCCATGGGTTGCTGCCAGTATGGGAATTGCTGATACTTTTGATATGCAAGTAGGAACCTGTACTATTATTTTAAATTTTTTAATCTATATTCCCATTACTATCATCAGTAAAAAATTAAACTTTTTTAAACTTTTTGGTTCTTTCTTTGTTGCTTATATCTTTGGAATCTTTCTTAACTTTTTCTTAAATAATTTAAGTTGGATTCATCCAGAAACTTTAATAACAAAAAGTTTATTTTTTATTGTTGGTAATCTTATTCTTGCTTG
Coding sequences:
- a CDS encoding DUF6198 family protein produces the protein MNLNVLKKYSLWIFSILVNSFGNFMLIKGDIGSGPWVAASMGIADTFDMQVGTCTIILNFLIYIPITIISKKLNFFKLFGSFFVAYIFGIFLNFFLNNLSWIHPETLITKSLFFIVGNLILACGISIYLRLNIAVNPFDQFLKTVNDYLIADMKKANYVYLGVPFIIALIFGAYNRALPGIGIGTLIMLLFNGNFIKFFNKKITIPQHILTPRRYM